A genomic stretch from Streptomyces venezuelae ATCC 10712 includes:
- a CDS encoding NCS2 family permease has protein sequence MSTTATAKATSPESPDPSTSGLDRYFKISQRGSTVAREVRGGFATFFAMAYIIVLNPIILGSAKDMYGHQLDSGQLVTATVLTAAFSTLLMGVIGNVPIALAAGLGVNTVVALQLAPKMSWPDAMGMVVLAGVVVMLLVATGLRERVMNAVPVGLRKGIAIGIGLFIMLIGLVDSGFVSRIPDAAHTTVPLQLGGDGHLTGWPVLVFILGTLLTLALIIRKVPGAILISIVVMTIVAMVINAVATVPSWGLTTPKWPGNPVASPDFGLVGEVSLFGGFEKVGVLTGVLFVFTVLLSCFFDAMGTILGVGDEAKLMDKDGNFPGINKVLLVDGLAVASGGATSSSATTCFVESTAGVGEGARTGLASVVTGGLFSVALFLTPLATMVPSQAATPALLAVGFLILAGSVKDIDWSDFTIAVPAFLAMVMMPFTYSITNGIGIGFIAFSVLRLAAGRGREVPVAMYVVSAVFVFYYAMPALGLT, from the coding sequence ATGAGCACCACGGCCACCGCCAAGGCCACCTCTCCCGAGAGCCCCGATCCCTCGACCTCGGGCCTCGACCGCTACTTCAAGATCTCCCAGCGCGGCTCGACCGTCGCCCGCGAGGTCCGCGGCGGCTTCGCCACCTTCTTCGCGATGGCCTACATCATCGTGCTGAACCCGATCATCCTCGGCAGCGCCAAGGACATGTACGGGCACCAGCTCGACAGCGGCCAGCTGGTCACCGCCACCGTCCTGACGGCGGCGTTCTCCACCCTCCTCATGGGCGTCATCGGCAACGTCCCGATCGCCCTCGCCGCCGGCCTCGGCGTCAACACCGTCGTCGCCCTCCAGCTCGCCCCGAAGATGTCCTGGCCCGACGCCATGGGCATGGTCGTCCTCGCCGGCGTCGTCGTGATGCTGCTCGTCGCGACCGGCCTGCGCGAGCGCGTGATGAACGCGGTCCCGGTCGGCCTGCGCAAGGGCATCGCGATCGGCATCGGCCTCTTCATCATGCTGATCGGCCTCGTCGACTCGGGCTTCGTCTCCCGCATCCCCGACGCCGCGCACACCACCGTCCCGCTCCAGCTCGGCGGCGACGGTCACCTCACCGGCTGGCCGGTCCTGGTCTTCATCCTGGGCACCCTCCTCACCCTCGCGCTGATCATCCGCAAGGTCCCGGGCGCCATCCTCATCTCGATCGTCGTCATGACGATCGTGGCGATGGTGATCAACGCGGTCGCGACCGTCCCGTCCTGGGGCCTGACCACCCCGAAGTGGCCGGGCAACCCGGTCGCCTCGCCCGACTTCGGGCTCGTCGGCGAGGTCAGCCTCTTCGGCGGCTTCGAGAAGGTCGGCGTCCTCACCGGCGTCCTCTTCGTCTTCACCGTGCTGCTGTCCTGCTTCTTCGACGCCATGGGCACGATCCTCGGCGTCGGCGACGAGGCCAAGCTGATGGACAAGGACGGCAACTTCCCCGGCATCAACAAGGTCCTGCTCGTGGACGGCCTCGCCGTCGCCTCCGGCGGCGCGACCTCCTCCTCGGCCACCACCTGCTTCGTGGAGTCCACGGCGGGCGTCGGCGAGGGGGCGAGGACCGGTCTCGCCTCGGTGGTCACCGGCGGTCTGTTCTCGGTGGCGCTGTTCCTCACGCCGCTGGCCACGATGGTCCCGTCCCAGGCGGCCACCCCCGCGCTCCTCGCGGTCGGCTTCCTCATCCTGGCCGGATCGGTCAAGGACATCGACTGGAGCGACTTCACCATCGCGGTGCCGGCGTTCCTCGCGATGGTGATGATGCCGTTCACGTACTCGATCACCAACGGCATCGGCATCGGCTTCATCGCGTTCAGCGTGCTGCGCCTCGCGGCCGGCCGGGGCCGTGAGGTCCCGGTGGCCATGTACGTGGTGTCGGCGGTCTTCGTCTTCTACTACGCGATGCCGGCGCTCGGCCTCACGTGA
- a CDS encoding MarR family winged helix-turn-helix transcriptional regulator has product MPDLSHGTADDAAAVNALRSSVMRLGRRLKHQRVDESLSPTEMSVLGTLALCGSATPGELARKEHVQPPSMTRIVALLEAKGLVRLEPHPDDRRQKVVSQTEQAEAMLEESRRKRNAWLATLAEGLDEDEWAKLRAAAPVLEKLAHL; this is encoded by the coding sequence ATGCCTGACCTGTCCCACGGCACAGCCGACGACGCCGCGGCCGTGAACGCGCTCCGCTCCTCCGTCATGCGACTGGGCCGACGCCTCAAGCACCAGCGCGTCGACGAGTCGCTGAGCCCCACCGAGATGTCGGTACTCGGCACCCTCGCGCTCTGCGGCTCCGCCACCCCCGGCGAACTGGCCCGCAAGGAGCACGTCCAGCCGCCCTCGATGACCCGCATCGTCGCGCTGCTCGAAGCCAAGGGACTGGTCCGGCTCGAGCCGCACCCCGACGACCGCCGGCAGAAGGTGGTCAGCCAGACCGAGCAGGCCGAAGCCATGCTCGAAGAATCCCGCCGCAAGCGGAACGCCTGGCTGGCCACCCTCGCCGAAGGCCTGGACGAGGACGAATGGGCCAAGCTCCGCGCCGCCGCCCCGGTCCTGGAGAAGCTCGCCCACCTCTGA
- a CDS encoding MFS transporter, giving the protein MSTGPGADSAPVHKPTLDTRGRGETFSSLRIRNYRLFFTGAIVSNTGTWMARITQDWLVLSLTGSAAAVGITTALQFLPMLLFGLYGGVIADRYPKRRLLLVSQAALGLCGLALAVLTLSGNVQVWHVYLIAFLLGMVTVVDNPARQSFVSEMVGPKQLRNAVSLNSANFQSARLIGPAVAGVLIAGVGSGWAFLLNGLSFLAPLVSLLLMRTGELHKVERAPRGKGQLREGLRYVAGRPDLIWPIVLVGFIGTFGFNFPIWLTAFSGDVFHVGAGAYGFLNTLMAAGSLVGALAAARRGSTRLRMLVIAAGVFGVLEIAAALSPAFWLFALLLVPIGMIGLTVNITANSAVQMATDPAMRGRVMSLYMMVFAGGTPIGAPLLGWVTDTYGARVGFATGGLISLAAAITVGLILAKVGDLKLAWTWRHGHPQVRFVSRERLATAA; this is encoded by the coding sequence TTGAGTACGGGACCCGGAGCAGACTCCGCACCCGTCCACAAACCCACCCTCGATACCCGCGGGCGGGGGGAAACCTTCTCCTCGCTCCGCATCCGCAACTACCGGCTGTTCTTCACCGGCGCCATCGTCTCCAACACCGGAACCTGGATGGCCCGCATCACCCAGGACTGGCTCGTCCTGAGCCTCACCGGCTCGGCCGCCGCCGTCGGCATCACGACGGCTTTGCAGTTCCTGCCGATGCTGCTGTTCGGCCTCTACGGCGGAGTCATCGCCGACCGCTACCCGAAGCGACGCCTGCTGCTCGTCAGCCAGGCCGCCCTCGGCCTCTGCGGCCTCGCGCTCGCCGTCCTCACCCTCTCCGGCAACGTCCAGGTCTGGCACGTCTACCTCATCGCCTTCCTCCTCGGCATGGTGACCGTCGTCGACAACCCGGCCCGGCAGTCCTTCGTCTCCGAGATGGTCGGCCCGAAGCAGCTGCGCAACGCCGTCTCGCTGAACTCGGCGAACTTCCAGTCCGCGCGGCTCATCGGCCCCGCCGTCGCCGGCGTCCTCATCGCCGGAGTCGGCAGCGGCTGGGCCTTCCTCCTCAACGGCCTGTCCTTCCTCGCCCCCCTCGTGAGCCTCCTGCTCATGCGCACCGGCGAACTCCACAAGGTGGAACGCGCCCCGCGCGGCAAGGGCCAGCTCCGGGAGGGCCTGCGGTACGTGGCCGGGCGGCCGGACCTGATCTGGCCGATCGTCCTCGTCGGCTTCATCGGCACCTTCGGGTTCAACTTCCCGATCTGGCTCACCGCCTTCTCCGGCGACGTCTTCCACGTCGGCGCCGGCGCGTACGGCTTCCTCAACACCCTCATGGCGGCCGGCTCGCTCGTGGGAGCCCTCGCGGCCGCCCGGCGCGGCTCGACCCGGCTGCGGATGCTGGTGATCGCGGCGGGCGTCTTCGGCGTCCTGGAGATCGCGGCGGCGCTGTCCCCGGCGTTCTGGCTGTTCGCGCTGCTGCTCGTACCGATCGGAATGATCGGCCTCACGGTCAACATCACCGCGAACTCGGCCGTCCAGATGGCGACGGACCCGGCGATGCGGGGCCGGGTCATGAGCCTCTACATGATGGTCTTCGCCGGCGGCACCCCCATCGGCGCGCCGCTCCTCGGCTGGGTCACCGACACCTACGGCGCCCGCGTCGGCTTCGCGACGGGCGGCCTGATCTCCCTCGCGGCGGCGATCACGGTGGGCCTGATCCTGGCCAAGGTGGGCGACCTGAAACTCGCCTGGACCTGGCGCCACGGCCACCCCCAGGTCCGCTTCGTCTCCCGCGAACGCCTGGCGACCGCGGCGTAG
- a CDS encoding GNAT family N-acetyltransferase, whose amino-acid sequence MKISIRKGGAADLPAILGVLDSAVVWLNGKGITAQWGTEPFSERPKAVKQVEETMAAGDPWIAEIDGVPAGTMTLTPFPGQHIAPADEPEVYVRLLATHGRFHGHGVGAALLAHAAEETRRQGVSLLRVDCFAGSEGRLVAYYERQGFTPTDTFLVGDWAGQVLEQRV is encoded by the coding sequence ATGAAGATCTCCATCAGGAAGGGCGGGGCGGCGGACCTCCCCGCGATACTCGGGGTGCTCGACAGCGCCGTGGTGTGGCTCAACGGCAAGGGCATCACCGCGCAGTGGGGCACCGAGCCGTTCTCGGAGCGGCCCAAGGCGGTGAAGCAGGTCGAGGAGACGATGGCCGCGGGTGATCCGTGGATCGCCGAGATCGACGGCGTACCGGCGGGGACGATGACGCTGACGCCGTTCCCCGGGCAGCACATCGCGCCGGCGGACGAGCCGGAGGTGTACGTACGCCTGCTCGCGACCCACGGCCGGTTCCACGGCCACGGGGTGGGCGCGGCGCTGCTCGCCCACGCGGCGGAGGAGACCCGGCGCCAGGGGGTGTCGCTGCTGCGGGTCGACTGCTTCGCGGGCAGCGAGGGCCGCCTCGTCGCGTACTACGAACGCCAGGGCTTCACCCCGACGGACACGTTCCTGGTCGGGGACTGGGCGGGGCAGGTGCTGGAACAGCGGGTCTGA
- the thpR gene encoding RNA 2',3'-cyclic phosphodiesterase: MRLFAAVLPPPERLDELGHVVDRLHHLPGADGLRWTSRPGWHLTLAFMGEVDDGLLPELRVRLARAAHRTPPFPLRLHGGGHFGRRALWTGVAGGLDELRLLAERADAAARRAGVPMEEHRRYQAHLTLARARADAVDLHPFLDGLAGFEGTRWEVGELALVRSNLPVSGVRGEQPRYERVDGWPLEGAG; encoded by the coding sequence ATGAGGCTCTTCGCCGCCGTCCTGCCGCCGCCCGAGCGCCTGGACGAGCTCGGGCACGTCGTCGACCGTCTGCACCACCTGCCCGGCGCCGACGGGCTCCGCTGGACCTCCCGGCCCGGCTGGCACCTCACCCTCGCCTTCATGGGAGAGGTCGACGACGGCCTGCTGCCCGAGCTGCGCGTCCGCCTCGCCCGGGCCGCGCACCGCACCCCGCCCTTCCCGCTCCGACTGCACGGCGGCGGGCACTTCGGGCGGCGCGCCCTGTGGACCGGGGTCGCGGGGGGCCTGGACGAGCTGCGGCTGCTGGCCGAGCGGGCCGACGCCGCCGCGCGCCGGGCCGGGGTCCCGATGGAGGAGCACCGCCGCTACCAGGCGCATCTGACGCTCGCCCGCGCCCGGGCGGACGCGGTGGACCTGCACCCGTTCCTGGACGGGCTCGCCGGCTTCGAGGGGACCCGCTGGGAGGTCGGGGAGCTGGCCCTGGTCCGCTCGAACCTGCCGGTCAGCGGCGTGCGGGGCGAGCAGCCACGGTACGAGCGGGTGGACGGCTGGCCGCTTGAGGGAGCGGGGTGA
- a CDS encoding aldo/keto reductase encodes MKYTQLGRTGLKVSRLVLGTMNFGPQTDEATSHAIMDSALDAGLNFFDTANVYGWGENKGRTEEIIGSWFAKGHGRRDRTVLATKVYGNMGPDGEAWPNHDKLSALNIRRAVEASLKRLGTDHIDVYQFHHVDRSTPFEEIWQAIDVLIQQGKVLYAGSSNFPGYKIAQANETAARRGSVGLVSEQCLYNLFERRAEMEVIPAAQEYGLGVIPWSPLHGGLLGGVLKKEAEGKRRTEGRAAATLADPESRARLQAYEDLLDKHGLEPGEAALAWLLTRPGVTGPIVGPRTPEQLASALRALEVELSEEVLSGLDEIFPGPGPSPEAFAW; translated from the coding sequence ATGAAGTACACGCAGCTCGGACGCACCGGACTCAAGGTCAGCCGACTCGTCCTCGGGACGATGAACTTCGGACCCCAGACGGACGAAGCCACCAGCCACGCCATCATGGACTCGGCGCTGGACGCGGGGCTCAACTTCTTCGACACCGCCAACGTGTACGGCTGGGGTGAGAACAAGGGCCGGACCGAGGAGATCATCGGGTCCTGGTTCGCCAAGGGCCACGGCCGCCGGGACCGTACGGTTCTCGCCACCAAGGTCTACGGGAACATGGGCCCCGACGGCGAGGCCTGGCCCAACCACGACAAGCTCTCGGCGCTCAACATCCGCAGGGCCGTCGAGGCCAGCCTCAAGCGCCTCGGCACCGACCACATCGACGTCTACCAGTTCCACCACGTCGACCGGTCGACTCCCTTCGAGGAGATCTGGCAGGCGATCGACGTCCTCATCCAGCAGGGCAAGGTCCTCTACGCCGGCTCCTCCAACTTCCCCGGCTACAAGATCGCCCAGGCCAACGAGACCGCCGCGCGGCGCGGCTCCGTCGGCCTCGTCAGCGAGCAGTGCCTCTACAACCTCTTCGAGCGGCGCGCCGAGATGGAGGTGATCCCCGCCGCCCAGGAGTACGGCCTCGGCGTCATCCCCTGGTCCCCGCTGCACGGCGGCCTGCTCGGCGGCGTCCTCAAGAAGGAGGCCGAGGGCAAGCGACGCACGGAGGGACGCGCCGCGGCGACCCTCGCCGACCCGGAGTCCCGGGCGCGCCTCCAGGCGTACGAGGACCTGCTCGACAAGCACGGCCTTGAGCCGGGCGAGGCGGCCCTGGCGTGGCTCCTCACCCGCCCGGGCGTGACCGGCCCGATCGTCGGCCCCCGCACGCCGGAGCAGCTGGCGAGCGCGCTGCGCGCCCTGGAGGTGGAGCTGAGCGAGGAGGTCCTGTCCGGTCTCGACGAGATCTTCCCGGGCCCGGGCCCGTCTCCCGAGGCCTTCGCCTGGTAG
- a CDS encoding serine/threonine-protein kinase, which yields MDGGELPERIGDYTVERELGAGGMGTVYLARSRGGRTVAVKVARPELAADPHFRARFRAEVDAARRVGGFHTAQVVDADPDAAAPWLATAYIPGPTLSRLLAERGPMDEARLRLLGAALAEALQAIHDCGLIHRDLKPGNIIMADDGPRVLDFGIARALESTRLTSTGAAFGTPGFLAPEQAQGHEVAGAADVFALGAVLVAAAGGHAFGEGTPVMLMYRAVHEPADLTAVPEAVRPVVAACLAKDPAQRPSPRGLLDLLAPDTARTPETTRTPDTARTPETTQARDTARTPDTSRAPDTSRAPAIAGASATAPAPAATPPPAAAHPPTVPSSPDGGIAHAATVTAVPRAESPAGKTSAGKMAAMVAGALIVLAGAGYGIYVSGDLGGPGSYPQATHELVIPESIVDGAYGRNIENRLPPDPQEDGSGQKGSTHYSADYTVTSSGSEKGVPFRTVEVYGSSGRYTHPEADRDSLIRAMTVTGRESVSDPPRVIRPPGSDVDIRCTTVDSRTVCGWGDDNTTVAVAFKPTSTLEVAAAETRKIRDEIRRPIATASASPSE from the coding sequence GTGGACGGCGGGGAACTGCCCGAGCGCATCGGCGACTACACCGTGGAGCGCGAGCTCGGCGCGGGCGGCATGGGAACGGTCTACCTGGCGCGGTCCCGGGGCGGACGGACCGTGGCCGTCAAGGTGGCCCGGCCCGAACTGGCCGCCGATCCGCACTTCCGCGCCCGGTTCCGCGCGGAGGTCGACGCCGCCCGCAGGGTCGGCGGATTCCACACCGCGCAGGTCGTCGACGCCGACCCGGACGCGGCCGCGCCCTGGCTGGCCACCGCGTACATCCCAGGACCGACGCTCTCACGGCTGCTCGCCGAGCGGGGACCGATGGACGAGGCCCGACTGCGGCTGCTCGGCGCGGCGTTGGCGGAGGCACTCCAGGCCATCCACGACTGCGGGCTCATCCACCGCGACCTCAAGCCGGGCAACATCATCATGGCCGACGACGGACCGAGGGTGCTCGACTTCGGCATCGCCCGGGCCCTGGAATCGACCCGGCTGACCTCCACGGGCGCGGCCTTCGGCACGCCCGGGTTCCTGGCGCCCGAGCAGGCCCAGGGCCACGAAGTCGCCGGCGCCGCCGACGTGTTCGCGCTCGGCGCGGTGCTGGTGGCGGCAGCCGGCGGCCACGCGTTCGGGGAGGGCACGCCGGTGATGCTGATGTACCGGGCCGTGCACGAGCCGGCCGACCTGACGGCCGTACCCGAGGCCGTACGCCCGGTGGTCGCGGCCTGCCTGGCCAAGGACCCGGCACAAAGGCCGTCCCCGAGAGGGCTGTTGGACCTGTTGGCCCCGGACACGGCACGGACCCCGGAGACGACACGGACCCCCGACACGGCACGGACCCCGGAGACCACGCAGGCCCGGGATACGGCACGGACCCCGGACACCTCGCGGGCCCCGGACACCTCGCGGGCCCCGGCGATCGCGGGAGCATCGGCGACCGCACCGGCGCCGGCCGCGACGCCGCCCCCGGCCGCCGCCCACCCCCCGACCGTTCCCTCCTCCCCCGACGGCGGCATCGCCCACGCGGCGACCGTCACCGCGGTCCCGCGCGCCGAGTCCCCGGCCGGCAAGACGTCCGCCGGAAAGATGGCCGCCATGGTGGCCGGAGCCCTGATCGTGCTCGCCGGCGCGGGCTACGGGATCTACGTCTCGGGGGACTTGGGCGGGCCGGGGTCCTACCCGCAGGCCACGCACGAGCTCGTCATCCCCGAGTCGATCGTGGACGGCGCGTACGGGCGCAACATCGAGAACCGCCTCCCGCCGGACCCGCAGGAGGACGGCTCGGGCCAGAAGGGTTCGACGCACTACTCGGCCGACTACACCGTGACCAGTTCCGGCAGCGAGAAGGGGGTCCCGTTCCGCACGGTGGAGGTGTACGGCTCGTCGGGCCGGTACACGCACCCCGAGGCGGATCGGGACTCGCTGATACGCGCCATGACCGTCACGGGCAGGGAGAGCGTCAGCGACCCGCCCCGAGTGATCCGTCCGCCGGGCTCGGACGTCGACATCCGGTGCACGACCGTGGACAGCCGGACCGTGTGCGGCTGGGGCGACGACAACACCACCGTCGCGGTCGCGTTCAAGCCCACCAGCACGCTCGAAGTGGCGGCGGCCGAGACCCGCAAGATACGCGACGAGATCCGCCGGCCGATCGCGACGGCGAGCGCGTCGCCCTCGGAATGA
- a CDS encoding MarR family winged helix-turn-helix transcriptional regulator produces the protein MVDHVSRENVNQVVDNGKGEGGTEDESKSGSTGGRGYELPLLLFGGFRTLIDRLHARLAAEGHPDVRPAHGFAMQAVGVHGATASEIGRRLGVSKQAAGKTVDRLLALGYAERADDPSDARRKLVHLTPRGYDALARSAAIFDDLRAEWAAALGADRVGDMEAALRSVVPAETAFRLDATSWLGAP, from the coding sequence ATGGTTGACCATGTGTCGAGGGAAAACGTAAACCAGGTTGTCGATAACGGCAAGGGAGAAGGCGGAACGGAGGACGAAAGCAAGAGCGGCAGCACCGGCGGCAGGGGCTACGAACTCCCCCTGCTCCTCTTCGGCGGCTTCCGCACCCTCATCGACCGGCTCCACGCCCGCCTCGCCGCCGAGGGCCACCCCGACGTGCGGCCCGCCCACGGCTTCGCCATGCAGGCCGTCGGCGTACACGGCGCCACCGCCAGCGAGATCGGGCGGCGCCTCGGCGTCTCCAAGCAGGCCGCCGGCAAGACCGTCGACCGGCTCCTCGCCCTCGGCTACGCCGAGCGGGCCGACGACCCCAGCGACGCCCGCCGGAAACTGGTCCACCTCACCCCGCGCGGCTACGACGCCCTCGCCCGCTCCGCCGCGATCTTCGACGACCTGCGGGCCGAATGGGCGGCGGCCCTCGGCGCCGACCGCGTCGGCGACATGGAGGCGGCCCTGCGCAGCGTCGTCCCCGCGGAGACGGCGTTCCGCCTGGACGCCACGAGCTGGCTCGGCGCGCCGTAG